Proteins encoded in a region of the Bacillus sp. T3 genome:
- the truB gene encoding tRNA pseudouridine(55) synthase TruB: protein MEGILPLFKPKGLTSHDCVFKLRKILRIKRIGHTGTLDPEVDGVLPICIGRATKVAEYITNAGKSYEGEVTIGFSTTTEDATGEVVETKNVASEFTRQEIEAVLKSLTGEIIQTPPMFSAVKVNGKRLYEYARQGIEIERPSRTVTIYSLDLLDDREIFNGNTISFRFRVACSKGTYIRTLAVMIGERLGFPAHMSALTRIKSASFSLEDCYTLSQIEEMVANGSFDEVLRPIEEALSYLPKLIINDKLAEKVKNGAVLPIPTHLQELSGPIVIETEQGLALALYRPHTSKIGFMKPEKVLRNDAEI from the coding sequence GTGGAGGGTATTTTACCGCTTTTTAAACCAAAAGGATTAACTTCACATGATTGTGTTTTTAAACTACGAAAAATCCTTAGAATAAAACGAATTGGTCATACAGGAACATTGGATCCAGAAGTGGATGGTGTATTACCGATTTGTATTGGTCGAGCAACCAAGGTTGCGGAATACATAACCAATGCCGGGAAGTCATATGAAGGGGAAGTAACCATTGGTTTTTCTACGACAACTGAGGATGCTACCGGAGAAGTGGTCGAAACGAAAAACGTTGCTTCAGAGTTTACCCGGCAAGAGATTGAAGCAGTCCTAAAGTCTCTAACAGGTGAAATTATTCAAACACCACCGATGTTTTCGGCTGTAAAGGTAAACGGCAAGCGATTGTATGAATACGCAAGACAGGGCATCGAAATTGAGCGGCCATCTAGAACGGTGACCATTTATTCACTTGATCTGCTGGATGATCGGGAAATCTTTAATGGAAATACCATTTCATTTCGTTTTCGCGTTGCTTGCAGCAAAGGAACTTATATTCGCACATTAGCGGTTATGATTGGTGAGCGTTTGGGCTTCCCGGCACATATGTCTGCGCTAACAAGAATCAAATCGGCTTCATTCTCTTTGGAGGACTGCTATACACTTTCACAAATTGAAGAAATGGTAGCAAATGGGTCATTCGATGAAGTGTTAAGACCGATTGAAGAAGCACTTTCATATTTGCCGAAACTAATAATTAATGATAAATTAGCAGAGAAAGTAAAAAATGGAGCTGTTTTGCCGATTCCAACACATTTGCAGGAGCTATCTGGTCCAATCGTCATTGAAACGGAACAAGGGTTAGCACTGGCGCTCTATCGCCCGCATACAAGTAAGATTGGTTTTATGAAGCCGGAAAAAGTGCTACGTAATGATGCTGAGATTTAG
- the rbfA gene encoding 30S ribosome-binding factor RbfA has translation MSLRANRVGEQMKKELGDIIGRKIKDPRIGFVTVTDVEVSGDLQQAKVFISVLGDEAQRENTLKGLAKAKGFIRTEIGQRIRLRKTPEIIFEFDESIDYGNRIETLLHEIHEEDKQKHPDGE, from the coding sequence ATGAGCCTTAGAGCAAATCGCGTTGGGGAGCAAATGAAAAAAGAGCTTGGCGACATTATCGGTAGAAAAATCAAAGATCCAAGAATTGGTTTTGTTACCGTTACAGATGTCGAGGTTTCAGGCGATCTCCAACAAGCAAAAGTATTTATTTCCGTGTTAGGTGATGAAGCACAAAGAGAGAATACTTTAAAGGGATTAGCAAAAGCGAAGGGTTTTATCCGAACCGAAATCGGCCAACGAATTCGTCTGCGCAAAACTCCTGAAATTATTTTTGAATTTGATGAATCCATTGATTACGGAAATCGTATCGAAACGTTATTGCATGAAATTCACGAAGAAGATAAACAAAAGCATCCAGACGGGGAATAG
- a CDS encoding DUF503 domain-containing protein has protein sequence MIIGLANCECIIYDAHSLKEKRAVLLRIMTRLKQRYNVSVAEVDFQDVWQRTKIAIVSVASAKVAVEKELQNALKLIDSFPEIERTITDLEWL, from the coding sequence ATGATAATCGGCCTTGCCAATTGTGAATGCATTATTTATGATGCCCATTCATTAAAGGAAAAGCGGGCTGTTCTTCTTCGAATTATGACAAGATTGAAGCAAAGATACAATGTATCCGTAGCTGAGGTGGATTTCCAGGATGTTTGGCAACGGACAAAGATTGCCATTGTCTCGGTGGCTTCTGCTAAGGTAGCAGTTGAAAAAGAACTGCAAAATGCATTGAAATTAATTGATTCGTTTCCGGAAATCGAACGAACCATTACTGATCTAGAGTGGCTTTGA
- the infB gene encoding translation initiation factor IF-2 — protein MSKIRVYEYAKKHNVSSKDIIAKLKEMNIEVTNHMATIEDDTVKKLEGIYNTNKDKKQGQNNTKQQSVQMGNKKPTTQQPGNKPQPQVVPKSKASAFEDDDKNVAPSKVVKVQSGPPKRDSKPQGFQAKNKQNNRGKSNFQNKGRQQTHQAPPTPRKERELPAKITFIESLTVAELAKKLHREPSEIIKKLFMLGVMATINVELDKDSIELICTDYGVEVEEEIKIDTTDLEVYFTEDDEANQVERPSVVTIMGHVDHGKTTLLDSIRHTKVTEGEAGGITQHIGAYQVVENGKKITFLDTPGHAAFTTMRARGAKITDITILVVAADDGVMPQTIEAINHAKAAEVPIIVAVNKMDKPAANPDRVMQELTEHGLVPEAWGGDTIFVQLSAKTGEGIDNLLEMILLVGEVEEWKANPNRNAIGTVIEAQLDKGRGSVATLLVQNGTLKIGDPIVVGNTFGRVRAMVNDKGRRVKDAGPSTPVEITGLNDVPQAGDRFVVFEDEKTARQIGEARASVALQASRGEKSRVSLDTLFEQMKQGEMKDLNLIIKSDVQGSAEALAASLMKIDVEGVNIKIIHSAVGAINESDITLAAASNAIVIGFNVRPDVNAKRAADEEKVDVRLHRIIYKVIEEIEAAMKGMLDPEYAEKVIGQAVVRQTFKVSKIGTIAGSYVTDGKITRDSGVRVIRNGVVVFEGQIDALKRFKDDVKEVATNYECGITIKNFNDLKEEDVIEAYIMEEVER, from the coding sequence ATGAGTAAAATACGCGTTTATGAATATGCAAAAAAGCATAATGTGTCCAGCAAGGACATTATTGCTAAACTAAAAGAAATGAATATAGAGGTAACAAACCATATGGCAACAATCGAGGACGATACGGTTAAAAAGTTAGAAGGAATCTACAATACTAACAAAGACAAAAAGCAGGGACAGAATAACACAAAGCAGCAATCTGTCCAAATGGGGAATAAAAAACCTACCACTCAACAACCAGGAAATAAACCACAGCCACAAGTTGTCCCAAAATCAAAAGCAAGTGCATTTGAAGATGATGATAAGAATGTTGCACCATCAAAAGTAGTGAAGGTTCAATCTGGACCACCAAAACGAGATTCAAAGCCACAGGGCTTTCAAGCGAAAAATAAGCAAAACAACAGAGGGAAATCAAATTTCCAAAATAAAGGTAGACAACAAACTCATCAAGCTCCACCAACACCGAGAAAAGAAAGAGAACTTCCAGCTAAAATTACTTTTATTGAGTCTTTAACTGTAGCCGAGCTTGCGAAAAAGCTACACCGCGAACCTTCTGAAATCATTAAGAAGCTGTTCATGCTTGGAGTTATGGCAACGATTAATGTTGAATTGGATAAGGATTCAATCGAGTTGATTTGTACGGATTATGGTGTTGAGGTTGAAGAGGAAATCAAGATTGATACTACCGATCTTGAAGTATACTTCACCGAAGATGATGAAGCAAATCAAGTTGAGAGACCATCTGTTGTAACTATCATGGGCCACGTTGACCATGGTAAAACCACTTTACTTGACTCCATTCGTCATACAAAAGTAACAGAAGGCGAAGCTGGTGGGATTACACAACATATCGGTGCCTACCAAGTGGTTGAGAATGGTAAAAAAATCACTTTCTTAGATACCCCAGGACACGCTGCCTTCACAACGATGCGTGCTCGTGGAGCAAAAATCACGGATATTACGATCCTGGTTGTTGCTGCTGATGATGGTGTTATGCCACAAACAATTGAAGCAATAAACCATGCCAAAGCAGCAGAGGTTCCAATTATTGTAGCAGTCAATAAAATGGATAAACCTGCAGCTAATCCAGATCGCGTTATGCAGGAATTAACCGAGCATGGTCTTGTTCCTGAAGCGTGGGGTGGAGACACGATTTTCGTACAGCTTTCTGCTAAAACAGGCGAAGGTATTGATAACCTACTGGAAATGATTTTGCTTGTAGGTGAAGTAGAGGAATGGAAGGCGAACCCGAACCGTAATGCAATTGGAACAGTTATCGAAGCGCAGCTTGATAAGGGTCGTGGATCTGTCGCTACTTTATTAGTACAAAACGGGACATTAAAAATCGGGGATCCAATTGTTGTAGGTAACACATTTGGCCGCGTTCGTGCGATGGTAAATGATAAAGGTCGCCGAGTTAAAGATGCTGGACCATCAACGCCAGTTGAAATTACAGGTTTAAATGATGTTCCACAAGCAGGCGATCGCTTTGTTGTCTTTGAAGATGAGAAAACAGCACGTCAAATCGGTGAAGCACGTGCATCCGTAGCTCTTCAAGCTTCTCGCGGTGAAAAATCCCGAGTAAGCCTTGATACGTTGTTTGAGCAAATGAAGCAAGGCGAGATGAAGGATCTTAATCTAATCATCAAGTCTGACGTTCAAGGTTCCGCTGAAGCACTTGCTGCATCATTAATGAAAATTGATGTCGAAGGCGTTAATATTAAGATCATCCATTCCGCTGTTGGAGCGATCAATGAGTCAGATATTACGCTTGCTGCCGCTTCTAATGCGATTGTGATCGGCTTCAACGTTCGTCCTGATGTAAATGCAAAGCGTGCAGCAGATGAAGAAAAAGTTGATGTTCGCTTACACCGCATTATTTATAAAGTAATCGAAGAAATTGAAGCAGCGATGAAAGGAATGCTTGATCCAGAATACGCAGAAAAAGTAATCGGACAGGCGGTTGTTCGTCAAACCTTCAAAGTATCCAAAATTGGTACAATTGCTGGTTCATATGTTACGGATGGTAAGATTACAAGAGACAGTGGTGTTCGTGTCATTCGGAACGGTGTTGTCGTATTTGAAGGTCAAATCGACGCTCTAAAACGTTTCAAGGATGATGTGAAAGAAGTTGCTACGAACTATGAATGTGGTATTACCATTAAAAACTTTAACGATTTAAAAGAAGAAGATGTAATTGAAGCATATATTATGGAAGAAGTGGAACGTTAA
- a CDS encoding YlxQ family RNA-binding protein, with translation MNSTGWMSLLGLANRARKIISGEELSVKEIRSGKAKLVLLSADASANTTKKITDKCKSYHVPVKLVEDRFLLGKSIGKEARVVVTVLDEGFAKKLLTLLD, from the coding sequence ATGAACTCAACTGGGTGGATGTCATTACTTGGCTTAGCAAATCGAGCACGGAAAATAATTTCGGGTGAAGAGTTGTCCGTTAAAGAAATTCGGAGTGGAAAAGCAAAACTCGTCTTGTTATCAGCGGATGCGTCCGCTAATACAACAAAAAAAATCACTGATAAATGTAAATCCTATCATGTTCCTGTAAAATTAGTAGAAGATCGCTTTTTGCTCGGGAAGTCAATAGGGAAAGAAGCCCGCGTAGTGGTAACTGTTTTAGACGAAGGATTTGCCAAAAAGCTGCTGACGTTGCTCGATTAA
- the rnpM gene encoding RNase P modulator RnpM, producing MNKPKKVPMRKCIATGEMKPKKELVRIVRTKEGEVSIDLTGKKSGRGAYLSKQKEAVILAKKKNTLANQLQASIEDALYDELLDLIEKENRLS from the coding sequence GTGAACAAACCTAAAAAAGTTCCGATGCGAAAATGCATTGCAACCGGTGAAATGAAACCGAAAAAAGAACTCGTTCGCATCGTTCGCACAAAGGAAGGAGAAGTATCCATCGATCTAACGGGTAAAAAATCAGGTCGTGGTGCTTACCTTTCGAAACAAAAAGAAGCGGTAATACTAGCCAAGAAAAAAAATACGTTGGCCAATCAGTTACAAGCATCGATTGAAGATGCTTTATATGATGAGTTACTAGATTTGATCGAGAAGGAGAATCGACTTTCCTAA
- the nusA gene encoding transcription termination factor NusA codes for MSSELLDALTLLEKEKGISRDVLIDAIEAALVSAYRRNFNQAQNVRIDLNLENGSMRVFARKEVVEEVFDPRLEISIEDAQRINPNYQEEDVVEMEVTPKDFGRIAAQTAKQVVTQRVREAERGIIYSEFIDREEDIMTGIVQRQDAKFIYVSLGKIEAILPANEQMPNERYKPHDRIKVFITKVEKTTKGPQIFVSRTHPGLLKRLFEIEVPEIYDGTVEIKSVAREAGDRSKISVHSENSEVDPVGSCVGPKGTRVQAIVNELKGEKIDIVKWSNDPVVFVANALSPSKVLDVIVSEADKATTVVVPDYQLSLAIGKRGQNARLAAKLTGWKIDIKSETEAREKGIFPREEALLTFTPDDDSDFDFADDLD; via the coding sequence ATGAGCAGTGAATTATTAGATGCTCTAACCTTGCTTGAAAAGGAGAAAGGCATTTCTCGGGACGTTCTGATTGATGCAATCGAGGCAGCCCTTGTATCTGCCTATCGCCGGAACTTTAATCAAGCACAGAATGTTCGGATTGATTTAAACTTAGAAAATGGTTCGATGCGCGTTTTTGCCAGAAAAGAAGTAGTTGAAGAAGTTTTTGATCCACGCTTAGAAATTTCGATTGAGGATGCACAACGAATTAATCCCAATTATCAAGAAGAAGATGTCGTGGAAATGGAAGTAACTCCAAAAGACTTCGGTCGAATTGCTGCACAAACAGCAAAGCAAGTCGTGACTCAACGTGTTCGAGAGGCAGAAAGAGGAATTATTTATTCTGAATTTATCGATCGTGAAGAAGACATAATGACAGGTATTGTACAGCGACAAGATGCAAAATTTATTTATGTAAGCCTTGGTAAAATAGAAGCAATTTTACCAGCTAATGAACAAATGCCAAACGAGCGTTATAAGCCGCATGATCGGATTAAAGTATTCATTACAAAGGTTGAAAAAACAACTAAAGGACCACAAATTTTTGTATCACGTACACATCCAGGGTTGTTAAAGAGACTTTTTGAAATTGAAGTTCCAGAAATTTATGATGGAACAGTTGAAATCAAATCGGTAGCTCGTGAAGCGGGTGACCGTTCTAAAATCTCAGTTCACTCTGAAAACTCAGAGGTAGATCCTGTTGGCTCATGTGTTGGTCCAAAAGGAACACGTGTTCAAGCCATTGTAAACGAGTTGAAGGGTGAAAAAATTGACATTGTAAAATGGTCAAATGATCCAGTTGTATTCGTTGCAAATGCACTTAGTCCATCAAAGGTCTTGGATGTCATTGTTAGTGAAGCTGACAAGGCTACAACCGTTGTAGTGCCAGATTATCAGCTTTCTTTAGCCATCGGTAAGCGGGGTCAAAATGCCCGTCTTGCTGCAAAGCTAACAGGCTGGAAAATTGATATCAAATCAGAGACGGAAGCAAGAGAAAAAGGAATTTTCCCACGTGAGGAAGCGCTATTAACTTTCACGCCGGATGATGATTCTGATTTCGATTTCGCGGACGATTTAGATTAA
- the rimP gene encoding ribosome maturation factor RimP, with protein MSKVAEVVESMVTPILDEIGLELVDIEYVKEGRDYFLRVFIDKEAGIDIEECGIVSEKLSEKLDEVDPIPHNYFLEVSSPGAERPLKKDKDFEKAIGKNVFIKTYEPIDGEKTFEGLLTDFDGETVKVEVKIKTRKKSIEIPYAKIANARLAVTF; from the coding sequence ATGAGCAAAGTGGCTGAAGTAGTGGAAAGCATGGTTACCCCTATCTTAGATGAAATCGGATTAGAACTAGTAGATATTGAGTACGTAAAGGAAGGAAGAGATTATTTTCTTCGCGTATTTATTGATAAAGAGGCCGGTATAGATATTGAAGAGTGTGGGATCGTCAGTGAAAAATTAAGCGAAAAGCTCGATGAAGTTGATCCAATTCCACACAATTATTTTTTGGAAGTTTCATCACCGGGTGCCGAACGCCCTTTAAAGAAAGACAAGGATTTCGAAAAAGCAATCGGCAAAAATGTTTTCATCAAAACATATGAACCAATTGATGGAGAAAAAACCTTTGAAGGGCTATTGACCGATTTTGATGGCGAGACAGTAAAGGTAGAAGTGAAAATTAAGACACGAAAGAAAAGTATTGAGATACCTTATGCAAAAATAGCAAATGCCCGTTTAGCAGTTACATTCTAA
- a CDS encoding proline--tRNA ligase, with protein sequence MKQSMTLIPTLREVPADAEIKSHQLLLRAGFMRQNASGIYSYLPLATKVLQKIETIVREEMNNAGAVELLMPALQQAELWQESGRWYTYGPELMRMKDRHEREFALGATHEEVITSLVRDEVKSYKRLPLTLYQIQTKFRDEKRPRFGLLRGREFIMKDAYSFHSSSESLDEVYNALFKGYSNVFTRCGLNFRAVIADSGAMGGKDTHEFMVLSEVGEDTIAYSDTSDYAANIEMAPVVTTYEKSSEAPIGLEKIKTENQRTIDEVAAYLSVKPEQCIKSLMFKIDDKYVLVLARGDHEINDIKLKNLFEASSVELADAQETAEILGCPVGSLGPIGVENVEIVADHAVEAVVNGVCGANEEHYHFTNVNPGRDFSVSQYADLRFIQVGDPSPDGNGKILFAEGIEVGHVFKLGTRYSEAMNATYLDENGKTQPMIMGCYGIGVSRTMAAVAEQYNDEKGLVWPANIAPFDLHLIPVNMKDETQKSLADSLYATLKQNRFDVLMDDRIERPGVKFADSDLIGLPIRVTIGKKASEGIVEVKIRKTGEVLELHTDELVARLTELLTNL encoded by the coding sequence ATGAAACAGAGTATGACGCTTATTCCAACTCTCCGTGAAGTTCCTGCGGATGCCGAAATAAAGAGCCATCAATTACTGCTACGCGCAGGATTTATGCGCCAAAATGCTAGTGGAATTTACAGCTATCTTCCATTAGCAACAAAAGTGTTACAAAAAATCGAAACGATTGTCCGTGAGGAAATGAATAATGCAGGTGCCGTAGAATTATTAATGCCTGCGCTTCAACAAGCGGAATTATGGCAAGAATCTGGACGTTGGTACACTTATGGTCCAGAATTAATGCGAATGAAGGATCGTCATGAGCGTGAATTTGCATTGGGTGCAACACATGAAGAAGTTATCACAAGCCTTGTCCGTGATGAAGTCAAATCCTATAAGCGTTTACCTTTAACACTTTACCAAATTCAAACGAAGTTTCGTGACGAAAAACGACCTCGGTTTGGATTATTGCGTGGTCGTGAGTTTATTATGAAGGATGCTTATTCGTTCCATTCTTCAAGTGAAAGCCTAGATGAAGTATATAATGCGCTCTTTAAGGGATATTCGAATGTTTTCACACGCTGTGGTTTAAACTTCCGTGCTGTAATTGCTGATTCCGGTGCAATGGGAGGAAAAGATACACACGAATTCATGGTTTTATCTGAAGTTGGCGAGGATACGATTGCCTATTCCGATACATCAGATTACGCTGCCAATATTGAAATGGCGCCAGTGGTAACAACCTACGAAAAATCCAGTGAAGCTCCGATTGGCCTTGAAAAAATTAAAACAGAAAATCAACGGACAATTGATGAAGTGGCAGCTTATCTCAGTGTAAAACCAGAACAATGCATTAAATCGTTAATGTTCAAGATTGACGATAAGTACGTTCTTGTTCTTGCTCGTGGAGATCACGAAATCAATGATATTAAGCTTAAAAATCTTTTTGAAGCTAGCAGTGTTGAGCTTGCAGATGCACAAGAAACAGCAGAAATTCTTGGTTGCCCTGTAGGATCCCTGGGCCCAATTGGTGTAGAAAACGTTGAAATCGTTGCGGATCATGCTGTGGAGGCAGTTGTTAATGGCGTTTGCGGTGCAAATGAAGAGCACTACCATTTTACAAATGTGAACCCAGGTCGCGATTTTTCAGTAAGCCAGTATGCCGATCTTCGTTTCATTCAAGTGGGTGACCCTTCACCAGATGGTAACGGAAAAATCCTATTTGCCGAAGGAATTGAAGTTGGTCATGTCTTCAAACTTGGAACTCGTTACAGTGAAGCAATGAATGCCACTTATTTAGATGAGAACGGTAAAACTCAACCGATGATTATGGGTTGTTACGGTATCGGTGTTTCACGGACAATGGCAGCGGTAGCCGAACAATATAATGATGAAAAAGGCTTAGTATGGCCGGCTAATATTGCGCCATTCGATCTTCACTTAATTCCGGTTAATATGAAAGATGAAACACAAAAGTCATTAGCAGATTCGCTTTATGCTACATTAAAACAAAACCGTTTTGATGTTTTAATGGATGACCGTATTGAACGACCAGGTGTAAAGTTTGCTGATTCAGATTTAATTGGTTTGCCAATCCGTGTTACGATTGGTAAGAAAGCAAGCGAAGGCATCGTCGAGGTAAAAATCCGCAAAACAGGAGAAGTTCTTGAATTGCATACAGATGAATTAGTAGCTCGCTTAACAGAACTATTAACTAATTTATAA
- the rseP gene encoding RIP metalloprotease RseP, whose protein sequence is MSTVIAFIVIFGALVFFHELGHLIFAKRAGILCREFAIGFGPKIFSHKKNETIYTIRLLPIGGFVRMAWEDPEMVEIKPGHRIGLILDQVGQITKIILNNKEKFPNARVIEVESADIEHELKIVGYVDGEDDHLQTFSIAREAVLVEDGIETQIAPFDRQFASKTLGQRTMAIFAGPFFNFVLAFIVFVIIAFLQGVPSSEPILGKITDDGTAIKAGLKEGDIVHSIDGTEITSWTDVVEMIRKNPNKELEFSIERNGKTQDISVTPESTEVDGEKIGLIGVYSPVEKSPLKAISYGFKETYFWTKEIFLMLGKLVTGEFSIDALSGPVGIYKSTDTVAKSGIYYLMKWAGILSINLGIMNLLPIPALDGGRLMFFAVEALRGKPIDRQKEGMVHFIGFALLMLLMLVVTWNDIQRFFL, encoded by the coding sequence TTGAGTACAGTTATAGCCTTTATTGTTATTTTCGGCGCCCTCGTATTCTTTCATGAATTAGGACATCTCATCTTTGCGAAACGAGCCGGAATTCTTTGTCGGGAATTTGCAATTGGCTTTGGTCCGAAAATCTTTTCTCATAAAAAGAATGAAACCATTTATACCATCCGTCTCCTGCCAATTGGTGGATTTGTGCGTATGGCCTGGGAAGACCCGGAAATGGTTGAAATCAAACCAGGGCATAGAATCGGTCTTATTCTTGACCAAGTTGGGCAAATCACCAAAATTATATTAAATAATAAAGAGAAGTTTCCAAATGCCAGAGTGATTGAAGTAGAGAGTGCAGATATTGAGCATGAATTAAAAATAGTAGGGTATGTAGATGGAGAAGATGACCACTTGCAAACCTTCTCAATCGCTCGAGAGGCTGTTTTAGTAGAAGACGGAATCGAAACTCAAATCGCTCCGTTTGATCGTCAATTTGCATCGAAAACATTAGGGCAAAGAACAATGGCTATCTTTGCAGGTCCATTTTTCAATTTCGTGTTAGCCTTTATTGTTTTTGTGATTATTGCCTTTTTACAAGGTGTACCTTCTTCTGAGCCAATCCTTGGAAAAATCACGGATGATGGAACAGCGATAAAGGCTGGATTGAAGGAAGGCGACATCGTCCATAGCATTGATGGGACAGAGATTACTAGTTGGACAGACGTAGTCGAGATGATTCGAAAAAATCCTAACAAAGAATTAGAATTTTCTATTGAACGTAATGGGAAAACACAGGATATTTCTGTTACCCCTGAATCCACTGAAGTGGATGGTGAAAAGATTGGTCTAATCGGTGTTTATAGTCCAGTTGAAAAATCACCACTTAAAGCAATCAGCTATGGATTTAAAGAAACCTATTTTTGGACGAAAGAAATTTTCCTCATGCTAGGAAAGCTAGTGACTGGAGAATTTTCAATTGATGCTTTATCAGGTCCTGTTGGAATATATAAATCCACAGATACAGTTGCAAAATCAGGAATTTACTATTTAATGAAATGGGCAGGAATTTTGAGTATTAATTTAGGGATTATGAACCTATTGCCAATTCCTGCACTTGATGGTGGAAGATTAATGTTCTTTGCTGTAGAGGCGTTAAGAGGCAAACCCATTGATCGTCAAAAAGAAGGAATGGTCCACTTTATTGGTTTTGCTTTACTAATGCTACTAATGTTAGTAGTTACTTGGAATGATATCCAACGATTTTTCTTATAG
- a CDS encoding 1-deoxy-D-xylulose-5-phosphate reductoisomerase: MKFISLLGATGSIGIQTLDVISEHPEEFTLVAFSVGRNIEATRKILSRFSPKLVSVQEKADYEMLKHEYPTIAFTYGSDGLTEVAVFDQADIVVNAVLGSVGLLPTLQAIEAKKTIAIANKETLVTAGHLVMEAAKKHGVALLPVDSEHSAIYQALQGEQSKNIERLILTASGGSFRDRTRDELEHVTLKEALAHPNWSMGAKITIDSATMMNKGLEVIEAHWLFSMPYEKIDVLLHKESIIHSMVEFHDSSIIAQLGTPDMKVPIQYALTYPERIPLPSAKRLNLGEIGQLHFREMDVERFRCMKFAYDAGKIGGTMPTVLNAANEASVAAFIDGRISFLQIEDLIEKALSAHQSIANPSLDIIQEIDKDTRRFVQTLL, translated from the coding sequence GTGAAATTTATTAGTTTGTTAGGGGCGACTGGCTCAATTGGCATTCAAACCCTTGATGTCATCAGTGAGCATCCGGAAGAATTTACACTTGTTGCTTTTTCAGTTGGAAGAAATATTGAAGCAACAAGAAAGATTCTGTCACGGTTTAGCCCGAAACTTGTTTCTGTCCAGGAAAAAGCGGACTATGAAATGTTAAAACATGAATATCCGACGATTGCTTTTACATATGGTAGCGACGGTTTAACTGAAGTTGCAGTTTTTGATCAGGCAGATATAGTAGTAAATGCAGTACTAGGAAGTGTCGGACTTTTGCCAACACTACAAGCAATCGAGGCGAAGAAAACAATCGCGATTGCGAATAAGGAAACGCTTGTAACAGCAGGACATTTGGTGATGGAAGCAGCAAAGAAGCATGGTGTAGCCCTACTTCCTGTTGATAGTGAGCATTCGGCAATTTACCAAGCTTTACAAGGTGAACAATCAAAAAATATTGAACGTTTAATCTTAACTGCTTCGGGTGGTAGCTTCCGGGATCGTACTCGGGATGAGCTTGAGCATGTTACGTTAAAGGAAGCTTTAGCCCATCCGAACTGGTCAATGGGTGCGAAAATTACGATTGATTCTGCGACAATGATGAATAAAGGATTAGAAGTGATTGAAGCGCATTGGTTATTCTCAATGCCTTATGAGAAAATAGATGTTCTCCTTCATAAAGAAAGCATTATTCACTCGATGGTGGAATTTCATGATAGCAGCATTATTGCTCAATTGGGAACTCCAGATATGAAGGTACCGATTCAGTACGCGTTAACATATCCTGAGCGAATTCCTCTTCCAAGTGCAAAACGATTAAATTTAGGGGAAATTGGTCAGCTGCATTTTAGAGAAATGGACGTTGAACGCTTTCGCTGCATGAAGTTTGCCTATGATGCAGGAAAAATCGGTGGGACGATGCCAACTGTGTTAAATGCTGCAAATGAAGCAAGTGTTGCTGCATTTATTGATGGAAGGATTTCGTTTTTACAAATCGAGGATTTAATTGAAAAGGCACTTTCTGCTCATCAAAGCATCGCAAATCCAAGCTTAGACATCATCCAGGAAATCGATAAAGACACGAGGAGATTTGTCCAAACACTTTTATAA